A single Pedobacter sp. PACM 27299 DNA region contains:
- a CDS encoding prephenate dehydratase, whose protein sequence is MKQKKTRVAIQGIKASFHEEAAFKFFGKDIETIECNSFKQTCESLENKQSDFVIMAIENSIAGSLLPNYTLIREYNFAIVGEVYLPIQLHLMALPGVKFEDIKFATSHPIAIRQCVDFFDDFPHIQVIESNDTAACAKRIKEEQLTDTVAIANTLAAELYGLNIIERRIESNKKNYTRFLVLKKDKTDDLPEINKASICFQVGNHVGALSKVLNIFAEQEVNLTKIQSMPVLGKRNEYYFYVDMEWNSNEQYDKAIRQTLKYTVNFNIMGEYLRNDKV, encoded by the coding sequence ATGAAACAGAAAAAAACAAGAGTAGCAATTCAAGGTATTAAAGCGTCATTTCATGAAGAAGCCGCTTTCAAGTTCTTCGGAAAAGACATTGAAACCATAGAATGTAATTCTTTTAAGCAGACTTGCGAAAGCCTGGAAAACAAGCAGTCTGATTTTGTAATCATGGCTATTGAAAACTCTATTGCGGGTAGCCTTTTACCAAACTACACGCTAATCCGTGAGTACAATTTCGCCATCGTTGGTGAGGTTTACCTGCCGATTCAATTGCACCTGATGGCTTTGCCAGGGGTTAAATTTGAAGACATTAAATTTGCGACTTCCCACCCTATTGCGATTCGTCAATGTGTAGATTTCTTCGATGATTTCCCACACATCCAGGTGATTGAAAGCAATGATACTGCAGCTTGTGCAAAACGCATTAAAGAAGAACAACTAACTGATACCGTGGCTATCGCAAATACATTAGCTGCAGAATTATACGGACTAAATATCATTGAAAGAAGAATTGAGTCCAACAAAAAGAATTATACCCGTTTCCTAGTGTTAAAAAAAGACAAAACAGACGATCTGCCAGAAATCAACAAAGCATCTATCTGCTTCCAGGTAGGTAACCATGTTGGTGCCTTATCTAAAGTGCTCAACATCTTTGCGGAACAGGAAGTGAACTTGACAAAAATCCAAAGTATGCCGGTTCTTGGAAAAAGAAATGAATACTACTTCTATGTAGATATGGAATGGAACAGCAATGAGCAATATGACAAAGCCATCCGCCAAACTTTAAAATATACGGTCAACTTCAATATCATGGGAGAATACCTAAGAAACGACAAAGTATAA
- a CDS encoding catalase: MENNNTNKRKLTTASGRPYAEHENTQSVGSRGPLLLQDFILHEKMAHFNRERIPERVVHAKGTGAYGTFKVTNDITQHTKAKIFGAIGNECKVFLRFSTVGGEKGSADSERDPRGFAIKFYTEDGNWDLVGNNTPVFFVKDPKKFSDFIHTQKRDPRTNLKSPTMMWDFWSLNPESLHQVMILMSDRGTPYSLRNMDGFGSHTYSFINKDNERVWVKFHFKTQQGIKNFTGPEADAMRTQDMDHSQRDLVDAIDRGDFPKWNLKIQIMTEAEAKTFRWNPFDLTKVWPHGEFPLIDVGVLELNQIPRNYFAHVEQAAFAPSNTVDGIGYSPDRMLQGRILSYADAHRYRLGVNYEQIPVNACPFMVNNYHRDGQMRIDDNGNDDPNYYPNSFGDVIPDESYKEPAWELDSNVADWYDRNAGPGDNDHYTQPGDLYRKAMSPEDRINLVNNIVAAMSGITGPKKAQIINLQLCHFFRADIQLGMAVAKGLGVDVDQAMASKH, translated from the coding sequence ATGGAAAATAACAACACGAACAAGCGTAAACTCACTACTGCATCTGGCAGACCTTATGCTGAACATGAGAATACACAATCTGTAGGAAGCCGTGGCCCATTACTTCTTCAAGACTTTATTCTCCATGAAAAGATGGCCCACTTTAATAGGGAAAGGATTCCTGAACGCGTAGTTCACGCAAAAGGTACTGGTGCCTATGGTACATTTAAAGTAACAAACGATATCACCCAACATACAAAAGCTAAAATTTTTGGAGCTATTGGCAATGAATGCAAGGTATTTCTAAGATTTTCTACCGTTGGTGGTGAAAAAGGCAGTGCCGATTCTGAAAGAGACCCACGTGGCTTTGCCATTAAATTCTATACCGAAGATGGGAACTGGGACCTTGTTGGAAACAACACACCGGTATTCTTCGTTAAAGACCCTAAGAAATTCAGCGATTTCATTCATACTCAGAAGAGAGATCCAAGAACAAATTTGAAAAGCCCTACTATGATGTGGGATTTCTGGTCGTTAAATCCAGAAAGCTTACACCAGGTGATGATCTTAATGTCTGATCGCGGCACTCCTTACTCGCTCCGCAATATGGACGGATTTGGAAGTCACACTTACTCCTTCATCAATAAAGACAACGAGCGCGTATGGGTGAAATTCCACTTTAAAACACAGCAAGGCATTAAAAACTTTACGGGGCCGGAAGCTGATGCGATGCGTACGCAAGACATGGATCATTCTCAAAGAGATTTAGTAGATGCTATTGACCGTGGTGACTTCCCTAAATGGAACTTAAAAATCCAGATCATGACTGAAGCGGAAGCAAAAACTTTTAGATGGAATCCATTTGACCTGACTAAAGTATGGCCGCATGGCGAATTCCCACTGATAGACGTAGGCGTGCTTGAATTGAATCAGATCCCTAGAAACTATTTCGCTCATGTAGAGCAAGCGGCTTTTGCACCTTCTAATACTGTAGACGGAATTGGTTATTCTCCAGATAGGATGCTTCAGGGCCGTATTTTGTCTTATGCAGATGCACATCGCTATCGCTTAGGCGTAAATTACGAGCAAATTCCTGTAAATGCTTGTCCGTTTATGGTGAACAATTACCATCGCGATGGGCAAATGAGGATTGATGACAATGGAAATGACGATCCAAATTACTACCCGAATAGTTTTGGGGATGTCATACCTGACGAAAGCTATAAAGAGCCGGCATGGGAATTAGATTCTAACGTAGCCGATTGGTACGATAGAAATGCAGGTCCTGGCGATAACGATCATTATACTCAGCCAGGTGATCTTTACCGCAAAGCAATGAGTCCTGAGGACCGTATAAATCTGGTGAATAACATTGTGGCTGCGATGAGCGGCATCACCGGCCCTAAGAAAGCACAAATTATCAATTTACAATTGTGCCATTTCTTTAGAGCTGATATTCAATTGGGAATGGCTGTGGCTAAAGGATTGGGGGTAGACGTGGATCAGGCTATGGCCAGTAAACACTAA
- a CDS encoding RNA-binding S4 domain-containing protein yields the protein MIEFKLEGEFIPLIQLLKATSLVQSGGEAQTVVEDGLVRYNGKVDFRKRLKVRVGDVISFMGQQITVI from the coding sequence ATGATAGAATTCAAATTAGAAGGTGAGTTTATTCCACTCATTCAGTTGCTAAAAGCAACTTCACTAGTACAAAGTGGTGGCGAAGCACAAACAGTTGTAGAAGACGGTTTGGTAAGATATAATGGCAAAGTAGACTTCCGTAAGAGGTTGAAAGTACGCGTAGGCGATGTAATTAGCTTTATGGGTCAACAAATAACCGTAATTTAA
- the aroB gene encoding 3-dehydroquinate synthase: MNVIESSGHNIHFESELAPLAQIIEEGNYSKVFIFVDRNTSEFCLPLLQGMLDDYTNFDLIETDPGEENKNIDFCIGIWKTLLDFEADRKCLMINLGGGVITDMGGFIASTYKRGIDFINIPTTLLAQVDASVGGKTGIDIDNVKNMVGTFALPQAVFIETSFLKTLPERELLSGFAEMIKHGLIVDAAYYERLKVADYKNIAPIEVHRSVEIKNEVVTEDPQEKGRRKILNFGHTIGHAVESYALINDKAPLTHGEAIAIGMVAEAYLSSTNNTLTSEELEDITRYILSIYPAYHIKKESFTDLLGFMQSDKKNEHGQIMFSLLSKIGVCDYNCIVTEKDILEALAYYNNQAK; this comes from the coding sequence ATGAACGTTATAGAAAGCTCAGGCCATAACATCCACTTTGAATCGGAACTTGCGCCATTAGCACAAATCATAGAAGAGGGTAACTACAGTAAGGTTTTTATCTTTGTAGACAGGAATACATCAGAATTTTGTTTGCCGCTGTTGCAGGGAATGCTGGACGATTATACTAATTTCGATCTAATTGAAACCGACCCTGGAGAAGAGAACAAAAACATCGATTTTTGTATTGGTATCTGGAAAACCTTATTAGATTTTGAAGCAGATCGCAAATGTTTGATGATTAACCTTGGTGGAGGTGTGATTACAGATATGGGTGGGTTCATTGCATCAACTTATAAAAGGGGCATTGATTTCATCAACATCCCTACTACCTTATTGGCACAAGTAGACGCTTCTGTAGGCGGAAAAACAGGTATCGATATTGATAATGTAAAGAATATGGTAGGCACATTTGCTCTTCCACAAGCTGTATTTATCGAAACATCCTTCCTAAAAACTCTGCCGGAAAGAGAATTGCTATCTGGATTTGCGGAAATGATCAAGCATGGTTTGATTGTGGATGCCGCTTATTACGAGCGTTTAAAAGTTGCAGACTATAAAAACATTGCTCCAATTGAAGTACACCGTTCGGTAGAGATCAAGAATGAAGTAGTGACTGAGGATCCTCAGGAGAAAGGTCGCCGTAAAATCTTAAACTTTGGTCATACGATCGGTCATGCCGTAGAAAGTTATGCCCTGATTAATGATAAAGCGCCGCTGACCCATGGGGAGGCTATCGCCATAGGAATGGTTGCAGAAGCTTACTTATCCAGCACAAATAACACGCTGACTTCTGAAGAGCTGGAAGATATTACCAGGTACATCCTTAGCATTTACCCTGCATATCACATCAAAAAGGAAAGCTTTACTGACCTTTTAGGTTTCATGCAGAGCGATAAAAAGAACGAACATGGACAAATTATGTTTTCTTTACTCAGCAAAATTGGTGTTTGCGACTATAATTGTATCGTTACAGAAAAGGATATTTTAGAGGCTTTAGCTTACTATAACAATCAGGCTAAATAG
- the aroC gene encoding chorismate synthase, which produces MAGNTFGQLFRISTFGESHGAAIGVILDGCPAQLPIDLDFIQSELDKRRPGQSKITTQRKESDTVQILSGVFEGKSTGTPIAMLIPNEDQRSKDYSHNTDVYRPSHADYTYDAKYGIRDHRGGGRSSARETAARVAAGAIAKLLLKHHGIEIFAHVSAVGKINAPNLEASLTVDQLLEIREENIVRCADPATAKEMIECIDGIRKDGDTIGGKVSCIIRNCPVGLGEPVFDKLHAELGKAMLSINAVHGFEYGSGFSGSEMRGSEHNDIFLVGKDQPKTLTNFSGGIQGGIANGMEIDFTVAFKPVATIMHNQQTINAAGEAAEIKGKGRHDPCVVPRAVVIVEAMAALVLADQLLRNKSSKLD; this is translated from the coding sequence ATGGCAGGTAATACATTCGGACAATTATTTCGCATCAGCACTTTTGGCGAATCACATGGTGCAGCTATTGGTGTTATTTTAGATGGCTGTCCGGCACAATTGCCCATAGATCTGGATTTTATTCAGTCGGAACTGGATAAACGCAGACCCGGACAATCGAAAATTACCACACAAAGGAAAGAAAGCGATACCGTTCAAATTCTTTCCGGCGTATTTGAAGGTAAGAGTACTGGAACTCCTATTGCAATGTTGATTCCAAATGAAGACCAGCGCAGTAAAGACTATAGTCACAATACCGATGTTTACCGTCCTTCTCATGCAGATTATACTTATGATGCAAAATATGGTATCCGCGATCACCGTGGTGGTGGCCGTTCCTCTGCAAGAGAAACTGCTGCACGCGTAGCTGCGGGTGCGATTGCCAAGTTACTTTTAAAGCACCATGGCATTGAAATCTTTGCTCATGTATCTGCGGTAGGCAAAATTAATGCACCAAATCTGGAAGCTTCTTTAACTGTAGATCAGTTATTGGAGATCAGAGAAGAAAACATCGTACGTTGCGCAGATCCGGCTACGGCAAAGGAAATGATCGAGTGTATTGATGGTATTAGAAAAGATGGAGATACTATTGGTGGAAAAGTAAGTTGTATCATCAGAAACTGTCCTGTTGGCTTAGGCGAGCCTGTTTTTGATAAATTACATGCAGAGCTTGGAAAAGCAATGCTGAGCATCAATGCGGTACATGGCTTTGAATATGGTTCAGGATTCAGCGGAAGCGAAATGAGGGGATCAGAACACAATGATATCTTCCTTGTTGGAAAAGATCAGCCTAAAACACTAACCAACTTCTCTGGAGGAATTCAGGGAGGTATTGCTAATGGCATGGAAATCGACTTTACAGTTGCCTTTAAGCCTGTAGCAACGATTATGCACAACCAACAGACCATTAATGCAGCGGGTGAAGCCGCAGAAATTAAAGGGAAAGGTCGTCATGATCCATGTGTGGTACCTCGTGCAGTCGTGATTGTAGAAGCAATGGCAGCTTTGGTATTAGCAGATCAGCTTCTTAGAAATAAGAGCAGCAAATTGGATTAA
- the aroA gene encoding 3-phosphoshikimate 1-carboxyvinyltransferase: MSKHALVSFTGNTEIHTEITLTGSKSECNRALIISASSKGAVKVENMSIAADSVTLERILNQISTAAPHQQTVDVGPAGTAMRFLTAYLPTLPGQFLLTGTERMKQRPIGILAEALKAVGADISYAEQEGFPPLNIQGPLKQTQATVKIKGDISSQYISALLMIAPTLEQGLTLQIEGELTSLPYVNMTLNMLEEAGISHSWDGQNISIKPQPFKAATLVVEPDWSAASYWYSIACLSEKAEISLPYLKEKSLQGDSRIRSIMTAFGVKTATTAQGITLSSTDKNFGEEVLDLKDCPDLAQTIIVCAAALKQNLAFTGLETLKIKETDRVKALQTELAKIGVTLNEDNLVYTLNCENLHFPERVTFSTYEDHRMAMAFAPLSLLIKEVVLKEMDVVEKSYPDFWKDLEKAGFTVTVI; encoded by the coding sequence ATGAGTAAGCATGCACTTGTTTCTTTTACCGGAAACACAGAAATCCATACAGAGATCACCCTTACGGGTTCAAAAAGCGAGTGCAACAGGGCATTAATCATTAGTGCTTCAAGTAAAGGAGCGGTAAAAGTAGAGAATATGTCTATCGCTGCCGATTCCGTAACACTTGAACGCATCTTAAATCAGATTTCAACCGCAGCTCCACATCAACAAACCGTTGATGTGGGACCAGCGGGTACTGCCATGCGCTTTTTAACGGCTTACCTCCCTACTCTTCCAGGTCAGTTTTTACTGACTGGTACCGAAAGAATGAAACAACGTCCGATCGGTATTTTAGCAGAAGCTTTGAAAGCAGTAGGCGCGGATATCAGCTATGCTGAGCAAGAAGGCTTCCCACCGTTGAACATCCAGGGTCCATTAAAACAAACTCAGGCAACTGTGAAAATTAAGGGAGACATCAGCAGTCAGTATATTTCTGCCTTGCTAATGATTGCCCCGACTTTGGAACAGGGTCTTACTTTACAGATTGAGGGCGAATTAACCTCCCTTCCTTATGTCAACATGACGCTGAATATGCTGGAAGAAGCTGGTATCAGTCATTCCTGGGATGGTCAAAATATCAGCATCAAACCACAGCCTTTTAAAGCGGCAACGCTAGTAGTAGAGCCAGATTGGAGCGCTGCTTCTTACTGGTACAGCATTGCTTGTCTGTCTGAAAAGGCAGAAATCTCGCTTCCTTATTTAAAGGAAAAAAGCTTGCAGGGCGATAGCCGAATCCGATCTATCATGACTGCTTTTGGTGTAAAAACAGCAACTACAGCTCAAGGAATTACGCTTAGCTCTACTGATAAAAATTTCGGTGAAGAAGTTTTAGACCTTAAAGATTGTCCGGATTTAGCACAAACGATTATCGTATGTGCGGCTGCATTGAAGCAAAACCTTGCTTTCACTGGACTGGAGACCTTAAAAATTAAGGAAACAGACCGCGTTAAGGCGTTACAAACTGAACTTGCAAAAATTGGCGTAACTTTAAATGAAGACAACCTGGTTTATACTTTAAACTGCGAAAACCTTCATTTCCCTGAGCGTGTTACTTTCAGCACTTATGAAGATCACCGCATGGCGATGGCTTTTGCTCCGCTTAGTTTACTGATCAAAGAAGTGGTATTGAAAGAAATGGATGTGGTAGAGAAATCATATCCAGACTTTTGGAAAGACCTGGAAAAAGCAGGATTTACAGTTACAGTGATTTAA
- a CDS encoding proline dehydrogenase family protein yields MEIFPKKTLNFDNTEVAFRNQSNSELNAGYWLFKVISSNFLTKVGPPITNFFLNIGLPIKSIIKATIFKHFCGGETIAECEHTIEQLAAGNVGTILDYSVEGEEEESVFDFTCEEIIRTINRAAGDQRLPISVFKVTGIGRFGLLEKLDAKQALTAAEEAEFAKVKARCEKICRVAYDKNVPIMVDAEETWIQDTIDELAIDMMRLFNRERIIVYNTYQMYRHDKLADMKADHLIAKAAGYILGVKMVRGAYMEKERKRAEEMGYLSPIQPNKAASDRDYDESLNYCMAHIEEIAIVCGTHNEDSCRVLAELLDKHKVDHNHPHVYFAQLLGMSDNLSFNLSDAGYNVAKYVPYGPIKAVMPYLFRRAQENTSIAGQTSRELGLIMKEKQRRRL; encoded by the coding sequence ATGGAAATTTTCCCCAAAAAAACACTAAACTTTGACAACACCGAGGTTGCTTTTCGTAACCAATCTAATTCAGAACTAAACGCTGGATATTGGCTTTTCAAGGTAATCAGCAGTAATTTCTTAACAAAAGTTGGCCCTCCAATCACCAATTTTTTTCTAAACATAGGCTTGCCTATAAAATCAATCATTAAGGCTACAATTTTTAAACATTTTTGTGGTGGAGAAACAATTGCGGAGTGTGAACACACGATTGAGCAATTGGCTGCCGGAAATGTGGGTACCATTCTGGATTATTCTGTAGAAGGAGAAGAGGAGGAATCAGTATTTGATTTTACCTGTGAAGAGATCATCAGAACGATAAACAGAGCGGCAGGAGATCAACGTCTTCCGATTTCTGTATTTAAAGTAACGGGGATTGGCCGTTTTGGATTGTTAGAAAAACTAGATGCAAAACAAGCGCTTACTGCAGCTGAAGAAGCAGAATTTGCTAAAGTGAAAGCCAGATGTGAGAAGATTTGCAGAGTAGCTTATGATAAAAATGTACCGATCATGGTGGATGCAGAGGAAACCTGGATTCAAGATACGATTGATGAGTTAGCTATAGATATGATGCGTTTGTTTAACAGAGAGCGTATCATTGTTTACAATACTTATCAAATGTACCGCCATGATAAACTGGCTGATATGAAAGCAGATCATTTGATCGCAAAAGCAGCAGGTTATATTTTGGGTGTGAAAATGGTAAGAGGTGCTTATATGGAGAAAGAAAGAAAAAGAGCCGAAGAAATGGGCTATTTGTCTCCGATTCAACCTAACAAAGCAGCTTCTGATAGAGATTATGATGAATCGTTAAACTATTGCATGGCTCATATTGAAGAGATTGCTATTGTTTGTGGTACGCATAATGAAGACAGCTGTAGAGTGCTGGCGGAACTATTAGATAAACATAAAGTAGACCATAATCATCCTCATGTGTATTTCGCGCAATTATTGGGAATGAGCGATAATTTAAGCTTTAATCTTTCTGATGCTGGTTATAATGTCGCTAAATATGTGCCTTATGGGCCAATTAAAGCGGTTATGCCTTATCTTTTCAGAAGAGCACAGGAAAACACTTCGATTGCTGGACAAACGAGCAGAGAGTTGGGTTTGATCATGAAAGAGAAACAACGCAGAAGATTATAA
- a CDS encoding chorismate mutase, protein MKLQLNIQPISTWLNTNNEPLIISGPCSAETEEQLLTTAHLLAATGKVSVLRAGIWKPRTRPGEFEGIGSIGLEWLKRAKAETGLPTAVEVANAKHVEEALAAGVDILWIGARSTVNPFCVQEIADALRGVDVPVLVKNPVNPDLQLWIGALERINGAGITKLGAIHRGFSSFEKSSFRNEPMWELAIQLKTLCPDLPIINDPSHICGNRELIPYISQKALDLDMQGLMIESHVDPSVAWTDAKQQVTPAALSELVERLTVREPESQNEAFVDQLADLRKQIDKIDDQLLQKLGERMAIVGKIGEFKRDNQVTILQVNRWDSIMNKGKAFAKALKLDLSFTEKFLELVHGESIRKQTEIMNAGKAEKGLAAETHTEVKS, encoded by the coding sequence ATGAAATTACAATTGAACATCCAACCAATCAGTACTTGGTTGAACACCAACAACGAACCACTAATCATTTCAGGACCATGCAGTGCAGAAACTGAAGAACAATTGTTAACTACCGCACATTTACTAGCTGCAACAGGTAAAGTATCTGTACTTAGAGCTGGTATCTGGAAGCCTCGTACCCGTCCAGGAGAATTCGAAGGTATCGGAAGCATTGGATTAGAGTGGTTGAAAAGAGCAAAAGCAGAAACAGGCTTACCTACTGCTGTAGAAGTTGCCAACGCAAAACATGTGGAAGAAGCTTTAGCAGCTGGTGTAGACATCCTTTGGATTGGCGCACGTTCAACTGTAAATCCATTTTGTGTACAGGAAATTGCTGACGCTTTAAGAGGTGTTGACGTTCCAGTATTGGTTAAAAACCCAGTTAATCCTGATCTTCAATTGTGGATTGGTGCATTAGAGCGTATCAATGGTGCTGGTATCACTAAATTAGGTGCGATTCACCGTGGTTTCTCTTCATTCGAGAAAAGCTCATTCCGTAACGAACCAATGTGGGAACTTGCGATTCAATTGAAAACATTATGTCCTGATCTTCCGATCATCAACGACCCAAGTCATATCTGCGGTAACCGCGAATTAATCCCTTACATCTCACAAAAAGCATTGGATTTAGACATGCAAGGTCTAATGATTGAGTCACATGTTGACCCATCAGTAGCTTGGACAGATGCTAAACAACAAGTGACTCCTGCAGCTTTAAGCGAGCTTGTAGAGCGTTTAACTGTTCGTGAACCAGAATCTCAAAACGAAGCATTTGTAGATCAATTGGCTGATTTACGTAAGCAGATCGACAAAATTGACGATCAGTTGTTACAGAAATTAGGTGAGCGTATGGCGATCGTTGGTAAAATTGGTGAGTTCAAACGTGACAACCAGGTAACGATCCTACAAGTTAACCGTTGGGATTCGATCATGAATAAAGGTAAGGCATTTGCAAAGGCTTTGAAATTAGACCTGAGCTTTACCGAGAAATTCTTAGAATTGGTTCACGGTGAGTCTATCCGTAAACAAACAGAAATTATGAATGCTGGCAAAGCAGAAAAAGGTCTTGCAGCAGAAACACATACAGAAGTTAAATCTTAA